Proteins encoded within one genomic window of Balaenoptera musculus isolate JJ_BM4_2016_0621 chromosome 12, mBalMus1.pri.v3, whole genome shotgun sequence:
- the SF3B5 gene encoding splicing factor 3B subunit 5 gives MTDRYTIHSQLEHLQSKYIGTGHADTTKWEWLVNQHRDSYCSYMGHFDLLNYFAIAENESKARVRFNLMEKMLQPCGPPADKPEEN, from the coding sequence ATGACGGACCGCTACACCATCCACAGCCAGCTAGAGCATCTGCAGTCCAAGTACATCGGCACCGGCCACGCCGACACCACCAAGTGGGAGTGGCTGGTGAACCAGCACCGCGACTCCTACTGCTCCTACATGGGCCACTTCGATCTTCTCAACTACTTCGCCATTGCCGAGAATGAGAGCAAAGCGCGAGTCCGCTTCAATTTGATGGAGAAGATGCTGCAGCCTTGCGGCCCGCCAGCCGACAAGCCAGAGGAGAACTGA